A genomic region of Zalophus californianus isolate mZalCal1 chromosome 1, mZalCal1.pri.v2, whole genome shotgun sequence contains the following coding sequences:
- the ELP6 gene encoding elongator complex protein 6 isoform X2 produces the protein MFPELNNLLNITPDRAEQGKLTLLCDAKTDGSFLVHHFLSFYLKANCKVCFVALIQSFSHYNIVGQKLGVSLTAARECGQLVFLEGLKSSVDVFFRAQAEPHPLQFLREADAGNLQPLYEFVRETLKPMDDGQAAWRCPVLLVDDLSVLLSLGLGAVAVLDFIHYCRVAVCWERKGNIVALAHDSGDGEDKENDILLNGLSHQSHLILRAEGLATGFCRDVHGQECLLLFCDLIEEHTERPWTVFRCER, from the exons ATGTTCCCGGAACTCAATAACCTTCTCAACATCACCCCTGACAGGGCGGAGCAG GGGAAACTGACTCTACTCTGTGACGCCAAGACAGATGGCAGCTTCCTTGTGCACCActttctctccttctacctcAAAG ctaATTGTAAAGTCTGCTTTGTGGCACTCATCCAGTCCTTCAGTCACTACAATATCGTGGGACAGAAGTTG GGTGTCAGCCTGACTGCAGCCCGGGAATGCGGGCAACTTGTGTTCCTCGAGGGTCTTAAGTCTTCGGTGGATGTCTTCTTCCGGGCTCAGGCGGAGCCACACCCCCTGCAGTTCCTCAG GGAGGCCGATGCTGGGAACCTGCAGCCCCTGTATGAGTTTGTCCGAGAGACTCTGAAGCCCATGGATGATGGACAGGCCGCATGGAGGTGCCCAGTGCTGCTAGTGGATGACCTCAGTGTGCTGCTgagcctgggcctgggggcagTGGCTGTGTTGGACTTCATCCACTACTGCAGAGTTGCCGTGTGCTGGGAACGAAAG GGAAACATCGTGGCCCTGGCACACGACAGTGGAGACGGCGAGGACAAGGAGAATGACATCCTCCTGAATGGCCTTAGTCACCAGAGCCACCTGATCCTGCGGGCCGAGGGCCTGGCTACGGGCTTCTGCAGGGACGTGCATGGACAG GAATGTCTCCTGCTGTTCTGTGACCTGATTGAGGAGCACACAGAGCGACCTTGGACCGTTTTCAGATGTGAAAGATAA
- the ELP6 gene encoding elongator complex protein 6 isoform X1, protein MFPELNNLLNITPDRAEQGKLTLLCDAKTDGSFLVHHFLSFYLKANCKVCFVALIQSFSHYNIVGQKLGVSLTAARECGQLVFLEGLKSSVDVFFRAQAEPHPLQFLREADAGNLQPLYEFVRETLKPMDDGQAAWRCPVLLVDDLSVLLSLGLGAVAVLDFIHYCRVAVCWERKGNIVALAHDSGDGEDKENDILLNGLSHQSHLILRAEGLATGFCRDVHGQLRILWRTPSQPTAQRDGSLTYQYKIQDKSVSFFAKGMSPAVL, encoded by the exons ATGTTCCCGGAACTCAATAACCTTCTCAACATCACCCCTGACAGGGCGGAGCAG GGGAAACTGACTCTACTCTGTGACGCCAAGACAGATGGCAGCTTCCTTGTGCACCActttctctccttctacctcAAAG ctaATTGTAAAGTCTGCTTTGTGGCACTCATCCAGTCCTTCAGTCACTACAATATCGTGGGACAGAAGTTG GGTGTCAGCCTGACTGCAGCCCGGGAATGCGGGCAACTTGTGTTCCTCGAGGGTCTTAAGTCTTCGGTGGATGTCTTCTTCCGGGCTCAGGCGGAGCCACACCCCCTGCAGTTCCTCAG GGAGGCCGATGCTGGGAACCTGCAGCCCCTGTATGAGTTTGTCCGAGAGACTCTGAAGCCCATGGATGATGGACAGGCCGCATGGAGGTGCCCAGTGCTGCTAGTGGATGACCTCAGTGTGCTGCTgagcctgggcctgggggcagTGGCTGTGTTGGACTTCATCCACTACTGCAGAGTTGCCGTGTGCTGGGAACGAAAG GGAAACATCGTGGCCCTGGCACACGACAGTGGAGACGGCGAGGACAAGGAGAATGACATCCTCCTGAATGGCCTTAGTCACCAGAGCCACCTGATCCTGCGGGCCGAGGGCCTGGCTACGGGCTTCTGCAGGGACGTGCATGGACAG CTGAGGATCCTCTGGCGGACACCATCACAGCCCACAGCCCAGCGGGATGGGAGCCTCACTTACCAGTACAAGATACAGGACAAAAGTGTGTCCTTTTTTGCCAAAGGAATGTCTCCTGCTGTTCTGTGA